The Bifidobacterium animalis subsp. animalis ATCC 25527 genome has a segment encoding these proteins:
- a CDS encoding heavy metal translocating P-type ATPase gives MKKIIDLCKEVPLLPLTILAAIPLALIPQWRPWGHIHPAFDPGVGEWIIILFVAWTIYTSIREMIESIRHGHVGVDLLAIVALISTVCVQQYWASWAVVLMVASGEAIESYAQNKARGNLTALIKAAPQQAHVVTLPGTTDGGDTEMTEEGFRKVQQAVEQAQREGKPINMGNGHFDTVPVNDVNLGSVLIVLPGEIVPVDGQLLSGTASVDLSNINGEPVPRTLFAGAKVLSGSINGSTTMMLRTTSLAADSQYQQILKLVSSAEESRAAVVRTADMLAVPFTIISFAIAIVAWIVSGTGLRFAQVLVLATPCPLLIAAPVAYVAGTARLAKQKILIKSQDVLENLGRVTHVFFDKTGTLTVKQPQVVRVEKAKDMPANISEDEILMLAGMVEGFSVHVLAKGIVAAGKEAMARLHRLPSSSGKTANDGNLNTGQRELPNPNENYPVVGNVTETPGKGVTGTVDGHKVEVGRFAFVTEQSIASQEVHTAQEEARNEKAMEQADRDAAKLWPTKLEPDEMATYIAIDGKLAARIVLRDVPRYDAKQAIAELRELGVKEETMLTGDKKASAMIIANEVGITDVRYELLPQDKVNAVREAAAAEKTGRKSGWERFLAKLLGEPIHRDVTMMVGDGVNDSPVLAVADIGMAMTDGTSTAASESAEVVIMNDDIGAVPLGVKIARQTKQRMLQAVLIGIALAIVGMVCAAFNLIPVVVGAFLQEAIDVVSILWALTALFNRK, from the coding sequence ATGAAGAAAATCATCGATCTTTGCAAGGAAGTTCCGCTCCTTCCTCTCACCATTCTGGCGGCCATACCGCTGGCCCTCATTCCACAATGGCGCCCGTGGGGCCACATTCACCCCGCATTTGACCCGGGTGTGGGCGAATGGATCATCATCCTGTTCGTGGCATGGACCATCTACACAAGCATCCGCGAGATGATCGAAAGCATTAGGCACGGCCATGTCGGCGTCGATCTGCTCGCCATCGTCGCGCTCATCTCCACCGTCTGCGTGCAGCAATACTGGGCGTCGTGGGCAGTGGTGCTCATGGTGGCCTCCGGCGAGGCGATCGAATCGTACGCGCAGAACAAGGCGCGCGGCAATCTCACTGCGCTCATCAAGGCGGCACCGCAGCAGGCGCATGTGGTCACGCTGCCCGGTACAACGGACGGCGGCGACACGGAAATGACCGAGGAAGGCTTCCGCAAGGTGCAGCAGGCCGTCGAGCAGGCACAGCGCGAAGGCAAGCCGATCAATATGGGGAACGGTCATTTCGACACGGTCCCGGTGAACGACGTCAATCTCGGTTCGGTGCTCATCGTGCTGCCCGGCGAAATCGTCCCCGTCGACGGCCAGCTGCTCTCCGGCACCGCAAGCGTCGACCTGAGCAACATCAACGGCGAGCCGGTGCCGCGCACCCTGTTCGCCGGCGCGAAGGTGCTCTCGGGCTCCATCAATGGCTCAACCACGATGATGCTGCGCACCACCTCGCTTGCCGCGGATTCGCAGTACCAGCAGATCCTGAAACTCGTCTCGTCCGCGGAGGAATCGCGCGCCGCCGTGGTGCGCACCGCCGACATGCTCGCCGTGCCGTTCACCATCATCTCATTCGCGATTGCAATCGTCGCGTGGATCGTCTCGGGCACCGGACTGCGCTTCGCCCAGGTGCTCGTGCTCGCCACGCCATGCCCGCTGCTCATCGCAGCGCCGGTCGCATACGTCGCCGGCACCGCACGTCTCGCCAAGCAGAAGATTCTCATCAAATCTCAGGATGTGCTGGAGAATCTGGGTCGCGTCACGCATGTGTTCTTCGACAAGACGGGCACGCTCACCGTCAAGCAGCCGCAGGTGGTGCGCGTCGAAAAGGCCAAGGACATGCCTGCGAACATCTCCGAAGACGAGATCCTCATGCTCGCCGGCATGGTGGAGGGATTCTCGGTGCACGTGCTCGCCAAGGGAATCGTCGCCGCCGGCAAGGAGGCGATGGCACGCTTGCACAGACTGCCGAGTTCGAGCGGGAAAACGGCGAATGACGGGAATCTGAACACCGGCCAGCGCGAACTGCCGAACCCCAACGAGAACTACCCTGTAGTGGGCAACGTCACCGAGACGCCAGGCAAGGGCGTCACCGGCACGGTGGACGGCCACAAGGTGGAGGTGGGGCGTTTCGCCTTCGTGACCGAGCAGTCCATCGCATCGCAGGAAGTGCACACTGCGCAGGAAGAGGCACGCAACGAGAAGGCGATGGAACAAGCGGACCGCGACGCCGCCAAACTGTGGCCCACCAAACTCGAACCCGACGAGATGGCCACGTACATCGCCATCGACGGCAAGCTCGCCGCGCGCATCGTGCTGCGCGACGTGCCGCGGTACGACGCGAAGCAGGCGATCGCAGAACTGCGCGAGCTCGGCGTGAAGGAAGAGACGATGCTCACCGGCGACAAGAAGGCGTCTGCCATGATCATCGCGAACGAGGTGGGCATCACCGACGTGCGCTATGAACTGCTGCCGCAAGACAAGGTGAATGCCGTGCGCGAGGCCGCGGCCGCCGAGAAGACCGGCCGCAAGTCTGGCTGGGAGCGGTTCCTGGCGAAGCTGCTCGGTGAGCCGATCCACCGCGATGTGACGATGATGGTGGGCGACGGCGTGAACGATTCGCCGGTGCTCGCGGTCGCCGACATCGGCATGGCAATGACCGACGGCACGTCCACGGCCGCCTCGGAAAGCGCCGAAGTGGTGATCATGAACGACGACATCGGCGCCGTGCCGCTCGGCGTGAAGATCGCCCGGCAGACCAAACAGCGCATGCTGCAGGCCGTGCTCATCGGCATCGCGCTTGCGATCGTGGGCATGGTGTGCGCCGCGTTCAACCTGATCCCCGTGGTCGTCGGCGCGTTCCTGCAGGAGGCGATCGACGTCGTCTCCATTCTGTGGGCACTGACGGCGCTGTTCAACCGCAAGTAA
- a CDS encoding flavodoxin family protein — protein MGILLINGVEIGGNTTHLGHAFLEGRDFTQIDLASLKVYDYGTHFADDQFDEVLEAMKAAETIVIGSPVYWHDMSGMTRCLLDRCYGPVSSDDLAGKRLFFLFQGGAPTQQMYERGEYTINRFAGLYGMDYMGMARNASEARALAAKL, from the coding sequence ATGGGCATTCTGCTCATCAATGGCGTCGAGATCGGCGGTAACACCACGCACCTTGGCCACGCGTTCCTCGAGGGTCGCGATTTCACGCAGATCGATCTCGCCTCGCTCAAGGTGTACGACTACGGCACCCACTTCGCCGACGACCAGTTCGATGAGGTGCTGGAGGCGATGAAGGCGGCCGAGACGATTGTGATCGGCTCGCCCGTGTACTGGCATGACATGAGCGGCATGACGCGCTGCCTGCTCGATCGCTGCTACGGCCCGGTCTCTTCCGACGACCTCGCCGGCAAACGCCTCTTCTTCCTGTTCCAGGGCGGCGCGCCCACGCAGCAGATGTACGAGCGCGGCGAATACACCATCAACCGCTTCGCCGGCCTGTACGGTATGGATTACATGGGCATGGCCCGCAATGCAAGCGAGGCGCGCGCACTCGCCGCCAAGCTGTGA
- a CDS encoding membrane protein, producing MRLFARPGKPTRTDRPRTRIASAVLNWERSLAHWKRVLTVVFTALLTVIAVICLGVGVNIVDLRRNTQAIPPAPVTEIEAPQLPVPLTDEAIKAAGLHEATPTVSVSQMTATALDNLSAVDDSSALDTVAISLSSDQREQIEQNLQAFTDVGAQVSFAVADLGSGGVIAANGGVARYPASSIKAPYIVSLLQEGAVNLDETASGSTLSAQINADHIAGVLRYSDNDGYDALWNAHLNSAIIPWSEGVVENPERMRGFQYPDVSAVELAKMWVKTYGYLFADAEGEPNAGETASASAREWLASSMQHSLNSSIDAAHGGGNSRGAELDPSLTAGGANELNGSANPDGTVVLSKAGWINGEGDYYALNDAGIVLPGAGADDKPGYVIAIMSNACGRGDLLADLAGTLHNILS from the coding sequence ATGCGCTTGTTCGCACGCCCAGGCAAGCCGACGCGAACGGACCGACCACGCACGCGCATCGCCTCCGCAGTCCTCAATTGGGAACGTTCGCTCGCCCATTGGAAACGCGTGCTCACCGTCGTCTTCACCGCATTGCTCACGGTGATTGCCGTGATCTGCCTGGGCGTGGGAGTCAACATCGTCGACCTCAGGCGCAATACCCAGGCCATCCCTCCGGCTCCCGTCACCGAGATCGAGGCACCGCAGCTGCCGGTGCCACTCACCGACGAGGCCATCAAGGCGGCTGGTCTGCATGAGGCGACGCCCACGGTTTCGGTCTCGCAGATGACCGCGACCGCGCTCGACAATCTGAGCGCGGTGGACGACAGCTCAGCACTCGACACCGTCGCCATCTCACTCAGCAGTGATCAACGCGAGCAGATTGAGCAGAATCTGCAGGCGTTCACCGACGTCGGTGCGCAGGTCTCGTTCGCCGTCGCCGACCTCGGTTCCGGCGGCGTGATCGCGGCGAACGGCGGCGTGGCGCGGTACCCGGCGTCGTCGATCAAGGCGCCGTACATCGTGTCGCTGCTGCAGGAGGGCGCAGTGAATCTGGATGAGACGGCAAGCGGGAGCACGCTGTCCGCGCAGATCAACGCGGACCATATTGCGGGCGTGCTGCGGTATTCCGACAACGACGGGTACGATGCGCTGTGGAACGCGCATCTGAACAGTGCGATCATCCCGTGGAGCGAAGGCGTAGTGGAGAATCCGGAACGCATGCGCGGATTCCAGTACCCGGATGTGAGCGCGGTGGAACTCGCGAAGATGTGGGTGAAGACGTACGGATACCTGTTCGCCGATGCCGAGGGCGAACCGAACGCGGGTGAGACGGCGAGCGCATCGGCACGCGAATGGCTCGCCTCGAGTATGCAACATTCGCTCAATTCGTCGATCGACGCCGCACACGGTGGCGGCAACAGCCGTGGTGCCGAGCTCGACCCATCGCTCACCGCGGGCGGTGCCAACGAGCTCAACGGTTCCGCGAATCCGGACGGCACGGTGGTGCTGAGCAAGGCCGGCTGGATCAACGGCGAGGGCGACTATTATGCGCTCAACGACGCCGGCATCGTGCTGCCGGGCGCAGGCGCCGACGACAAGCCGGGCTATGTGATCGCCATCATGAGCAACGCGTGCGGCCGGGGCGATCTGCTCGCCGATCTCGCTGGCACGCTCCACAATATTCTGTCCTGA
- a CDS encoding SOS response-associated peptidase family protein, which produces MCAHYLGLTMAEVGRLVDELTAAEPTAGEFAGVGVEAYPKSVVPIIVPAFDTAVGAPELVNGSLRTAEAQWGFEQQWTPQPVFNTRIESADKPMWRAPMEHDRCVIACRWFYESHGSEMAVSARTGRQIKQQYVFRMPDEPVMLIGGVRRGSQFSMVTTQANADMKPIHPRMPLIVRQGELDLWLGPDYRALADRSDIPLESKPVH; this is translated from the coding sequence ATGTGCGCACATTATCTGGGATTGACAATGGCGGAGGTGGGCAGACTCGTCGACGAGCTCACTGCGGCGGAGCCTACCGCCGGCGAGTTCGCAGGCGTCGGCGTGGAGGCGTACCCGAAATCGGTCGTGCCGATCATCGTGCCCGCGTTCGACACGGCAGTGGGTGCACCGGAACTGGTGAATGGGAGTCTGCGAACGGCGGAGGCGCAATGGGGATTCGAGCAGCAGTGGACACCGCAGCCTGTGTTCAATACGCGCATCGAGAGCGCGGACAAGCCGATGTGGCGCGCGCCGATGGAACACGACCGCTGCGTGATCGCCTGCCGCTGGTTCTATGAATCGCACGGCAGCGAGATGGCGGTGAGTGCGCGCACCGGCAGGCAGATCAAACAACAGTATGTGTTCCGCATGCCCGACGAACCGGTCATGCTGATCGGCGGCGTGCGTCGCGGCTCGCAGTTCTCAATGGTCACCACGCAGGCGAACGCCGACATGAAGCCGATTCACCCGCGCATGCCACTCATTGTGCGGCAAGGTGAGCTCGATCTGTGGCTCGGGCCGGATTACCGCGCGCTCGCCGATCGTTCGGACATTCCGCTCGAATCGAAGCCGGTGCACTGA
- the tgt gene encoding tRNA guanosine(34) transglycosylase Tgt: MTANTESIVQAPAPQLVEHPRGAEPGKPGDRSAFRFEQTTRLPDSPNGKGKGGARYGRTGILHTPHGDIKTPAFVPVATQGAMKAVLPESMTQLGAQCLLSNAFHLYERPGEDVLDEAGGLAKFMNWNGPTFTDSGGFQVLSLGAGFKKTLAMDVKGMKSDDVIAEGKERMAFVDEDGVTFKSPLNGSLHRFSAEISMNIQHKLGADIMFAFDELTTLMNTRRYQENSVERTYRWAQRCVAEHERLTQSRLGKPYQALYGVVQGANYEDLRRHAASQIASLDFDGVGIGGAMEKRIIGDICAWICDEMPESRPRHVLGIAAVDDIFACVENGGDTFDCVAPARCGRNGAIFTRGGRYNIKRAQYKHDFGPLEEGCQCYTCTHYTRAYVDHLLRAHEMNGFTLATIHNEYFFVHLLDDIRASIDGGYFDEFRDETLARFYANGSRG; this comes from the coding sequence ATGACAGCGAATACAGAGAGCATTGTGCAGGCACCGGCCCCGCAGCTGGTGGAGCATCCGCGCGGCGCGGAACCGGGCAAACCCGGTGACCGCAGCGCCTTCCGTTTTGAACAGACCACGCGACTGCCGGATTCCCCGAACGGCAAGGGCAAAGGCGGCGCCCGCTATGGCCGCACCGGCATTCTGCACACGCCACACGGCGACATCAAGACGCCGGCATTCGTGCCGGTGGCCACGCAAGGTGCAATGAAGGCCGTGCTGCCGGAATCGATGACCCAGCTCGGCGCACAGTGTCTGCTGTCGAACGCGTTCCACCTGTACGAGCGCCCCGGTGAGGACGTGCTTGACGAGGCGGGCGGTCTCGCGAAGTTCATGAACTGGAACGGCCCGACTTTCACCGACTCCGGTGGATTCCAGGTGCTTTCGCTCGGCGCAGGCTTCAAGAAGACGTTGGCGATGGATGTGAAGGGCATGAAGTCCGACGACGTGATTGCCGAAGGCAAGGAGCGCATGGCGTTCGTGGACGAGGACGGCGTCACGTTCAAGTCGCCGCTCAACGGCTCGCTGCACCGCTTCTCCGCCGAGATTTCGATGAACATCCAGCACAAGCTCGGCGCCGACATCATGTTCGCGTTCGACGAGCTCACGACGCTCATGAACACGCGCCGCTACCAGGAGAACTCGGTTGAGCGCACCTATCGCTGGGCACAGCGTTGCGTCGCCGAGCATGAGCGGCTCACGCAGTCACGCCTCGGCAAGCCGTACCAGGCACTCTATGGTGTGGTGCAGGGTGCGAACTACGAGGATTTGCGCCGGCATGCGGCCTCGCAGATTGCCTCGCTCGACTTCGACGGCGTCGGCATAGGCGGCGCGATGGAGAAGCGGATCATCGGCGACATCTGCGCGTGGATCTGCGACGAGATGCCCGAAAGCCGGCCCCGGCACGTGCTCGGCATCGCCGCGGTGGACGACATCTTCGCCTGCGTGGAGAACGGCGGCGACACCTTCGATTGCGTGGCGCCGGCGCGTTGCGGGCGTAACGGCGCGATCTTCACGCGCGGCGGCCGTTACAACATCAAACGCGCGCAGTACAAGCACGATTTCGGTCCGCTCGAGGAGGGCTGCCAGTGCTACACGTGCACGCACTACACGCGTGCCTATGTGGACCACCTGCTGCGTGCGCACGAGATGAACGGGTTCACGCTTGCCACAATCCACAACGAGTACTTCTTCGTGCATTTGCTCGACGACATCCGCGCCTCGATCGACGGCGGCTATTTCGACGAGTTCCGCGACGAGACGCTCGCGCGTTTCTACGCGAACGGCTCGCGCGGCTGA
- a CDS encoding HAD family hydrolase — protein sequence MQTDFSAVVFDYFDVLVDWRPRRVVGAFYPPGVTDMFFDDHDPHGYEFCRARAVAGVPDGKILDDYTREHGPAVGWILRLLLQHRALGFYDMPVGMPTLLRELRAAGVRMVGLASCSETAVEQMQVKYPWLGLLDGTMVSARECIAKPESALFERAIRAFHLDPAHTLFVENNAANTAAACELGLHAVRFESAEQIRALLLPVS from the coding sequence GTGCAGACCGATTTCTCCGCCGTCGTGTTCGACTATTTCGACGTGCTCGTGGACTGGCGCCCGCGTCGCGTGGTGGGCGCGTTCTACCCGCCCGGCGTCACCGACATGTTCTTCGACGACCATGACCCGCACGGCTACGAATTCTGCCGTGCGCGCGCCGTCGCCGGTGTGCCGGATGGCAAGATTCTCGACGACTACACCCGCGAGCACGGTCCCGCGGTCGGCTGGATTCTGCGCCTGCTGCTGCAGCATCGCGCGCTTGGATTCTACGATATGCCCGTCGGCATGCCCACATTGCTTCGCGAGCTGCGGGCCGCCGGCGTGCGCATGGTCGGCCTGGCGAGCTGCTCGGAGACCGCGGTCGAGCAGATGCAGGTGAAATACCCGTGGCTCGGCCTGCTCGACGGCACAATGGTCTCCGCGCGCGAATGCATTGCCAAACCGGAGTCTGCGCTGTTCGAACGCGCGATTCGCGCCTTCCATCTCGACCCCGCGCACACGCTGTTCGTCGAGAACAACGCCGCCAACACCGCCGCCGCATGCGAACTCGGATTGCATGCCGTGCGTTTCGAATCCGCCGAGCAGATTCGCGCGCTGCTGCTCCCGGTCTCATAA
- the htpX gene encoding zinc metalloprotease HtpX, with the protein MTGKLHLHNHYNGLKTAALFAIMWAIIMLIWWVTGARTSTLGIYLAIGVGTSFISYWFSDKLAIASMHAQPVTEQQAPELYRIVRELSQRAGKPMPRIYIAPTETPNAFATGRNENHAAVCCTQGILRILDEREIRGVLGHELMHVYNRDIRTSAIAGAMATVLTYLGYSMMYIGNSSSSNRDRDNGAGLPGLIGIVLSAVLAPIAASLIQMAISRTREYDADEDGSELTGDPLALASALQKISAGVDQNPLPKTSTDTSTAAMMIESPFRGADMSRLFSTHPPTEDRIARLNQMAVDMGQIAPGAASPQVAGYAQYSQYRQH; encoded by the coding sequence ATGACTGGCAAACTGCACTTGCACAACCATTACAATGGCCTGAAAACGGCTGCACTGTTCGCGATCATGTGGGCGATCATCATGCTCATCTGGTGGGTCACCGGCGCGCGCACGTCCACGCTCGGCATCTACTTGGCCATCGGCGTCGGCACGTCGTTCATCTCGTACTGGTTCTCCGACAAGCTCGCAATCGCGTCGATGCACGCGCAGCCGGTAACGGAACAGCAGGCGCCCGAGCTCTACCGCATCGTGCGCGAACTGTCGCAGCGTGCGGGCAAGCCGATGCCGCGCATCTACATCGCACCCACCGAGACGCCGAACGCCTTCGCCACCGGCCGCAACGAGAACCACGCCGCCGTCTGCTGCACGCAGGGCATTCTGCGCATTCTCGACGAACGTGAGATTCGCGGCGTGCTCGGGCACGAGCTCATGCATGTGTACAACCGCGACATCCGCACGTCGGCGATTGCCGGCGCCATGGCCACCGTGCTCACCTATCTCGGGTATTCGATGATGTACATAGGCAATTCGTCGAGCTCGAACCGCGACCGCGACAACGGTGCCGGACTTCCCGGACTCATCGGCATCGTGCTCTCCGCCGTGCTTGCGCCGATCGCCGCCTCGCTCATCCAGATGGCAATCTCGCGCACCCGCGAATACGACGCCGACGAAGACGGCAGCGAACTCACCGGCGACCCGCTCGCGCTCGCCTCCGCGCTGCAGAAGATCTCGGCCGGCGTCGACCAGAATCCGCTACCGAAGACGAGCACCGACACCTCCACCGCCGCCATGATGATCGAGTCGCCGTTCCGCGGTGCCGACATGTCCAGATTGTTCTCCACGCACCCGCCGACCGAAGACCGCATCGCGCGCCTGAACCAGATGGCCGTCGACATGGGGCAGATTGCTCCCGGCGCCGCTTCGCCGCAGGTTGCGGGCTACGCTCAGTATTCGCAGTACCGCCAGCACTGA
- a CDS encoding S1C family serine protease, whose translation MADDNNNWPTGTPDQNAGSDEHHTDANIGANTEDSNTAPAAPAAPADEQPTSVLTPVSGSATEQGEKNDSTSVDETRKPEPYRLAPQYGAYAPTSQQETTRIPTPPQQGAPNAQQSGLPYQTQNNPQNMPYGVRVDQNQQNAPQGAPNAQNRNPYGVPTGNPFTPSNGTPAGPGNPNGPTQSPFGPGSPQQGQPARTPSNIIVAVVAALVAAAICLGVGYAALTNGWVKIPTSSSLSSLSSNSHGSGSAPVEGGEAPNWAGVSANVSKSVVSIQTVVDQGEAKGSGAILDKEGHIVTNNHVVSGAKQIQVTLDNGDIYSAKVVGTDSTTDLAVIKLDNPPKDLTPITFANSDSLTPGEPVMAIGNPLGYDGTVTTGIVSALNRPVTVMDEENNNAIVTNAVQIDAAINPGNSGGPTFNAAGQVIGINSSIASTASSTQTAGSIGIGFAIPANLVKRVSDEIIKNGKVEHVALGVTIQSATVEADGVTRGGAVVKSVVANSPAAKAGVKTGDTIVGFNGLAVNNNYSLLGFVRAAAMGSTAKLTVVRDGHTMELNVTFDQAEAAVNGNNRSDSQNNQNNNSQNDQNQNNDNNNNNDGNSDNNNRNRNNDGLIDPFGMW comes from the coding sequence ATGGCTGACGACAACAACAATTGGCCTACCGGCACGCCGGACCAGAACGCAGGCTCCGACGAGCACCACACCGACGCCAACATTGGCGCGAACACCGAAGATTCGAACACAGCACCTGCCGCACCTGCCGCGCCTGCAGACGAACAGCCGACCTCCGTGCTGACGCCGGTTTCCGGTTCCGCCACCGAGCAAGGCGAGAAGAACGACTCGACTTCGGTGGACGAGACCCGCAAACCGGAACCGTACCGCTTGGCACCGCAATACGGTGCGTATGCGCCGACGTCCCAGCAGGAGACGACGCGCATCCCGACGCCCCCGCAGCAGGGTGCGCCGAACGCACAGCAGTCCGGACTACCGTACCAGACGCAGAACAATCCGCAGAACATGCCATATGGCGTGCGCGTGGACCAGAACCAGCAGAACGCGCCACAGGGCGCACCGAATGCGCAGAACCGCAATCCGTACGGTGTGCCAACGGGCAATCCGTTCACGCCCAGCAACGGCACGCCGGCAGGTCCGGGCAATCCGAACGGCCCGACACAGTCGCCGTTCGGGCCGGGCAGCCCACAGCAGGGGCAACCGGCACGCACGCCGAGCAACATCATTGTCGCGGTGGTCGCGGCACTCGTTGCGGCGGCGATCTGCCTGGGCGTCGGCTATGCGGCGCTCACCAACGGCTGGGTGAAAATCCCCACGTCAAGTTCGCTGAGCAGCCTGTCATCGAACAGCCACGGCTCCGGATCGGCCCCGGTGGAAGGCGGCGAGGCACCGAACTGGGCCGGAGTCTCCGCGAATGTGTCGAAGTCGGTCGTGTCGATCCAGACCGTCGTGGACCAGGGCGAAGCCAAGGGCTCCGGCGCGATCCTCGACAAAGAGGGTCATATTGTGACGAACAACCACGTGGTCTCCGGCGCCAAGCAGATTCAGGTGACGCTCGACAACGGCGATATCTACAGCGCGAAGGTGGTGGGCACCGATTCCACGACCGATCTCGCCGTGATCAAGCTCGACAATCCGCCGAAAGACCTGACGCCCATCACATTCGCGAATTCCGACAGCCTGACGCCGGGTGAGCCGGTCATGGCCATCGGCAATCCGCTCGGCTACGACGGCACCGTGACCACCGGCATCGTCTCCGCGCTGAACCGACCCGTCACCGTGATGGACGAAGAGAACAACAACGCCATCGTCACCAACGCCGTGCAGATCGACGCCGCGATCAACCCGGGCAATTCGGGCGGCCCCACCTTCAATGCGGCCGGCCAGGTGATCGGCATCAACTCGTCGATCGCCTCCACCGCTTCGAGCACCCAGACCGCCGGCTCCATCGGCATCGGCTTCGCAATCCCGGCGAATCTGGTGAAGCGGGTCTCCGACGAGATCATCAAGAACGGCAAGGTGGAACATGTGGCGCTCGGCGTCACGATCCAGAGCGCCACGGTGGAGGCGGACGGCGTGACCCGCGGTGGCGCCGTGGTCAAGTCGGTCGTCGCGAACAGCCCGGCAGCCAAGGCCGGCGTGAAGACCGGCGACACGATCGTGGGCTTCAACGGCCTCGCCGTGAACAACAACTACTCGCTGCTCGGATTCGTACGTGCCGCGGCAATGGGGTCCACCGCGAAACTCACCGTGGTGCGCGACGGTCACACGATGGAACTCAACGTGACCTTCGACCAGGCCGAGGCGGCGGTGAACGGCAACAACCGCAGCGACAGCCAGAACAACCAGAACAACAACAGCCAGAACGACCAGAACCAGAACAACGACAATAACAATAACAACGATGGCAACAGCGACAACAACAATCGCAACCGCAACAACGACGGACTCATCGATCCGTTCGGCATGTGGTAA
- a CDS encoding MFS transporter, with protein MATRGDRGGKQGRTGGNGLGLFALAAGAFVLGAAEFVMMGILPQTAQTLQVSIPTAGHFISAYAIGVCVGTLMLVFGRRIPPRTLIVMFMVIACAGNALSAMAVNAPMLVGARFLAGLPHGAFFGTATLIAKLLARKGKEARAVASMVTGQTVANMLGVPAGTLLAEHMSWRLAFVALAACAAVTAVLARAWIPSVAPVRDAGLRGQFRFLRQPGPWMVLIAVFVGNTGIFCWWSYVSPWLQKVGGWPNNTISALMMLAGFGMVVGGLIGGRIADRWVPGGTSALGQCIACLGLLAVFLVPGSRWSTALFAFVISFALFFVSAPQQLLMAEAGKGGGELIGGATVQIAFNFGNAVGSMVGGGVLDASHMNYHYPALSGVPFAAFAVLLLAFYSVRYERCGRDVDSLRA; from the coding sequence ATGGCGACGCGGGGCGACCGCGGCGGAAAACAAGGCAGAACCGGCGGCAACGGCTTGGGATTGTTCGCGCTCGCAGCCGGCGCGTTCGTGCTCGGTGCCGCGGAATTCGTGATGATGGGCATACTGCCGCAAACCGCGCAGACCCTGCAGGTGAGCATTCCGACGGCAGGGCACTTCATCTCGGCATACGCGATCGGCGTGTGCGTGGGCACACTGATGCTCGTGTTCGGCCGCAGAATCCCACCGCGCACATTGATCGTCATGTTCATGGTCATCGCCTGCGCGGGCAACGCCTTGAGCGCCATGGCCGTGAACGCGCCGATGCTCGTGGGTGCCCGCTTCCTCGCCGGTCTGCCGCATGGCGCCTTTTTCGGCACAGCTACGCTGATCGCCAAGCTGCTCGCTCGCAAGGGCAAGGAGGCGCGTGCTGTGGCATCCATGGTCACCGGGCAGACCGTGGCGAACATGCTCGGTGTGCCAGCCGGTACGCTGCTCGCCGAGCATATGTCGTGGCGACTGGCGTTTGTGGCGCTCGCCGCGTGCGCTGCAGTGACCGCCGTGCTCGCACGCGCATGGATCCCATCTGTGGCACCTGTGCGTGACGCGGGTCTGCGCGGGCAATTCAGATTCCTCCGCCAACCGGGCCCCTGGATGGTGCTCATCGCTGTTTTCGTCGGGAACACAGGTATTTTCTGCTGGTGGAGCTATGTGAGCCCATGGCTGCAGAAGGTGGGCGGATGGCCGAACAACACGATCTCCGCGCTGATGATGCTCGCCGGATTCGGCATGGTCGTGGGCGGATTGATCGGCGGCCGCATCGCAGACCGCTGGGTGCCCGGCGGCACTTCGGCGCTTGGCCAGTGTATCGCCTGTCTCGGCTTGCTCGCCGTGTTCCTCGTGCCCGGCTCGCGCTGGAGCACGGCGCTGTTCGCTTTTGTGATTTCGTTCGCACTGTTCTTCGTTTCAGCGCCGCAACAGCTGCTCATGGCGGAGGCCGGCAAGGGCGGCGGCGAGCTCATAGGCGGGGCCACTGTGCAGATCGCCTTCAACTTCGGCAATGCCGTCGGCTCGATGGTGGGTGGTGGCGTGCTGGACGCCTCGCATATGAACTACCATTACCCCGCGTTGAGCGGAGTCCCGTTCGCCGCGTTCGCCGTGTTGCTGCTCGCGTTCTATTCGGTGCGGTACGAGCGGTGCGGTCGCGACGTGGATTCGCTGCGTGCCTGA